Genomic DNA from Turicibacter faecis:
TTTCTTTTTCAAAAAAAGCAGTTGGACTTTTTATCCAACTGCTTTTTTATTTTATCGAATGCTCTCCTCTGTTTCTGGATCAAAAAAATGACATTTATTCATATCAAAGGCCAACTCTAACTGAAGATTACCTGCCACTAAAAAGCGGGAATCTATCACTGCCACGACTGACTGCGATTTAACGGTTGTTGTTATAATAACTTCATGACCAAGTAATTCCATCATTTCAATCGTTGCCTGATATTTGGCCTCTTGATATGTATCTAGAACGATAGGGTCAGCATAAATGTCCTCCGGTCGAATTCCCAAGACAATCGGCCGTTCTAAATAACCCCTTTTTTTCAATAAGGTAACCTTCCCCTTTGGAATGCGCAATGAAAAATCATCAATAACAAACGTATCCCCTACGACATTCCCCCGCAGAAAATTCATCGCATAAGATCCGATAAACCCGCCTACAAACATATTTAGAGGAGATTCATATAACTCCTTCGGAGAGGCGACTTGTTGTATCCCCCTCTCATTCATCACAATAATACGTGAGGCCATAGTCATAGCCTCTAGTTGATCATGGGTGACATAAAGGGTTGTCGTTCCTAACCGCTTGTGTAATCGCATAATCTCTAAACGCATGGCCCCGCGTAACGGAGCATCTAAATTAGATAACGGTTCATCCATTAATAATAATTTCGCCTCTCTTACCATCGCTCGCCCTAAAGCCACGCGTTGCTGTTGTCCCCCAGACAATCCTCCAGGTTTACACGTTAAATAAGCTTCAAGCCCTAAAACAGCAGCAGCCTCTTTAACCCGACGATCTATTTCCCTCTTCGATAACTGTTGCGACTTTAAACCAAACGCCATATTATCATAAACTGTAAAATGCGGATATAATGCATAGGACTGAAAAACCATCGCGATGTTTCTATCTTTCGGCGAAACCTCATTCACCAACATTCCATCCACATAAATCTCTCCTGAGGAAACCTCTTCAAGCCCTGCTATCATTCGCAACAACGTTGATTTTCCACATCCCGATGGTCCCACCAAAACGATAAACTCCCCGTCCAACACCTCTAAATTAAACTGACTGATGACCGAATTCCGCCCCCCCTTATAACATTTACAAACATTTTTCAACTTTAATTGCGCCACCTTTACTCCCCCAATATTACGCATTCATCCTTCACAAATCCCTCTTTGCCCCCTATTTCACCATAAATTTATACGCATCCTTCCTGCTTTATCATAGTATATATTAAGTATATCATTCTTTATCTTTAGCACGGTAAACTTATTGTCGTTTAAAATAAAAAATGATTTACGATCTTTATACGAGGAGGTTTATTATGCCTAAAAGTATTTCTATTTCCCAACTGAATCAATTGATGAGCACAAAGCCCCAACCCATCATCATTGACATTCGTGAACCTTATCAATTTGCGGGTTATCATCTTAATACGGCCGTTAATATCCCTTATCAAACACTCGTCATGTACCCCGAACGTTACCTAAATCGTACCACCACCTACTACTTAATTTGTGAGCATGGCGGTGAAAGTTACCGTGCCTGTATGATGCTCGAGTCAAGCGGCTACCATGTCATCAGTATTGCCGGTGGGTACAGCAATATGCGTTATCGATATTAAAAAAGTGAGCTCAATGGCTCACCTTTTTAATATCTAAGTCAAGATTAATAGTTAAATAATGACCCTACACAACATCAAGATTCCTGCCTAAACAAGTGTCGCAACGTGTGAATACGCACCTCAGTTACAAATAAAATCGC
This window encodes:
- a CDS encoding rhodanese-like domain-containing protein; the encoded protein is MPKSISISQLNQLMSTKPQPIIIDIREPYQFAGYHLNTAVNIPYQTLVMYPERYLNRTTTYYLICEHGGESYRACMMLESSGYHVISIAGGYSNMRYRY
- a CDS encoding ABC transporter ATP-binding protein, giving the protein MAQLKLKNVCKCYKGGRNSVISQFNLEVLDGEFIVLVGPSGCGKSTLLRMIAGLEEVSSGEIYVDGMLVNEVSPKDRNIAMVFQSYALYPHFTVYDNMAFGLKSQQLSKREIDRRVKEAAAVLGLEAYLTCKPGGLSGGQQQRVALGRAMVREAKLLLMDEPLSNLDAPLRGAMRLEIMRLHKRLGTTTLYVTHDQLEAMTMASRIIVMNERGIQQVASPKELYESPLNMFVGGFIGSYAMNFLRGNVVGDTFVIDDFSLRIPKGKVTLLKKRGYLERPIVLGIRPEDIYADPIVLDTYQEAKYQATIEMMELLGHEVIITTTVKSQSVVAVIDSRFLVAGNLQLELAFDMNKCHFFDPETEESIR